Genomic segment of Myxococcus stipitatus:
ACCGTTGCATCCCTCCCGACCAGGGATTGAGTCCCAAGAAGACCCGCCGTGCTACCGGGTGCTCACACTTCTCTCAAGGCGGAGTGCGTCACACCTTCGCTTGAAACATCGCGCCTGTGTTTCGCGGGTGCGGAGAGACCCGGGACGCGGAAGATGGGCAGCGGGCCCGCGACCCGCTCCAGCACGACGCCCCCTTCCGGCAATGACTCTCCCTCTCCGATGACGAGCAGCCCACCCGGGGCCAGCCTCGACACGAGCCCCGCCAGCACCTCGCGCTGGAGCGGCGGCGCGAAGTAGGTGAACGCGACATTGCGACACAGCACGAGCTGGAAGGGCCCCTCCGGCATGCCCACCCGCAGGTCCTCGCGCCGGAAGACGAGCCCCTCCCGATACTCGGGCGCGAGACATGGCTCGTCACCCGGCCCCGGGAAGGCTCGCGCGACCCAGGCTGGCGGCAGCTCCCGCAACGTCCCCCGCGGATAACACCCCCGCAGCGCCCGCTCGAGCAGCCCCGCGTCCACCTCCGTGGCGACAAGCTCCAGGCGAGCCTCCGGAGACCGAGGCAGCAGCCCCAACCGGAACAGGATGCTCACCGTGTAGGGCTCCTCGCCCGAGGCACACCCCGCGCTCCAGACCCGCAGCACCGGGGACGACTCCAGCAATGAAGGCAGCAGCGCCTCGCCCAGGACATCGAAGACGCGGGCGTCGCGGTAGAAGCGGGAGACCGTGACGCGGCAGAGGGAATCCAGCACCGCCCACTCCTCCGGGTCCGACTCCAGCCTCGCGCGATACGCCGAGACACTCGTGAGCCCCAGGGCCGCGAGCCGCCGCGCCATGCGCTTGCAGACCTGCCCGCGCACGCGCCGGAAGCCCTCCGGCCGCAGCCGCAGCCGGGGCGCAATCCATCGCAGCAGCTCCGCGCAGTCCGCGTCCCTCACCCTGTTCTCCCGCGCACCCCGGTGTCGTCCCACCGCACGATGCAGCCCCGAGCCGCCGCCAATCTGTGCTCCCACGCCCAGCACGTCACCACGGGCCCCGGTGAGCCCCCGTGTCGCCTGGGAGAAATCCTGGAAGCGGCCCCTTCGCCTGGAATCATCCGCCCGGGAGGCCGGGGGTCAAGCGAGCGAAGCAGGCCGGGATATGGCATGACGCTCGGGCGTTTCGTTGGACCCGGAGGAAACTGCCCTTGAAGAGACTGACTGCGCTCACCCTGTCGGCGGCCCTGACGGCGGCTGGATGCACGAGTGGCAACATGGCCACCCAGCCGTCCACGCCCGCCGAGCAAGCGCCCGCTCCCACCGCTCCCGCCCAGCAGGCCGCGCCGGCCCCCAAGCCGCTCCCGGCGCCGCGCACGTCCGAGCTGCTCTCGGGGACGGTGGAGACGTTCACCGCCGCGTGCACCGCCGACATCGAGCGGGCCCAGGCCCAAATCACCGCGCTGAAGAAGCTGGACGCCCGCAAGGACGGCGCGGCCGTGCTCGCCGCGTATGACGAAGCGATGGGCTCGCTCATCGCCTCGGCCAACCGCGCGAGCCTCGCTCGTGAGGTCCACCCGCAGGCCCCCTTCCGCGACGCCGCCCGCGAGTGCGAGCAGCGCGTGGACGCCACCAACGTGGACATCTCCCAGGACCGAGGCGTCTATGACGCCCTCTCCGCCGTGGACCTGTCCCAGGCGGACGCCCCGACGCGCTACTGGATGGAGCGCACGCTGCTCGACTTCCGCCGCGCCGGCGTGGACCGCGATGACGCCACGCGCGCCCGGGTGAAGGCGCTCAACGAGGAGCTGCTCAAGCTGGGCCAGCAGTTCGGCAAGAACATCGCCGAGGGCGTGCGTCAGGAGTCCTTCTCCCCCAAGGAGCTCGCCGGGCTGCCCGAGGACTACCTGAAGGCGCACCCCGCGGGGAAGGACGGCAAGGTGGTCATCACGACCAACTACCCCGACTACTTCCCCTTCATGACGTACGCGAAGGACGCCAAGGCGCGCGAGAAGATGTGGCGCACCTACCGGCAGCGCGCGTTCCCCAGCAACCAGGAGGTGCTCGCGCAGCTCATCGCCAAGCGGCACGAGCTGGCGACGCTGCTGGGCTACACGAGCTGGGCGGCGTACACCACCGAGACGAAGATGACCCGCACGCAGCAGGCGGCGGCGGACTTCATCGACCGGCTGTCGACGGCCACGCAGGCGCGGGCGAAGCAGGAGTTCGGCGAGCTGCTCGCGCGCAAGAAGAAGGACGTCCCCAACGCGAAGACGCTGGAGCCGTGGGACCACGACTACTACGAGGACCGGCTGCGCGCGGAGCGCTTCGGCTTCGACTCGCAGGTGGTGCGTCCCTACTTCGAGTACGGCCGCGTGAAGGCGGGCGTGCTGGACATCACCTCGCGCATCTGGGGCATCACCTACCGCCGCGCGGAGGACGCCAAGGTGTGGCACTCCGAGGTGGAGGCCTACGACGTGCTCGAGGGCGACACGCTCCTGGGCCGCATCTACCTGGACATGCACCCGCGCGATGACAAGTACAAGCACGCGGCGCAGTTCGACCTGGCGCAGGGCCAGACGGGCAAGCGGCTCCCGGAGGGCACGCTGGTGTGCAACTTCGCGCGCCCCGGCGAGCTGATGACGCACGACGAGGTGGAGACGTTCTTCCACGAGTTCGGCCACCTGCTGCACGCCGTCTTCTCCGGCAAGCAGCAGTGGAGCGGCATCAGCGGCATCCGCACGGAGTGGGACTTCGTGGAGACGCCGTCCATGCTCCTCCAGCAGTGGGCCAACAGCCCCGAGGTGCTCAAGGAGTTCGCCAGGCACCACGAGACGAACGCGGCGATTCCGGCGGAGCTGGTGGAGAAGCTGCGCACGTCGAAGGAGTTCGGCATCGGCCTGTGGGCACGCCGGCAGCTCTTCCTGGCCGCGGTGAGCCTGGACTACTACTCGCGCAAGCCGGGCTTCGACACCACGGCGGCGCTCCTGGAGCAGCAGACGAAGCTCAGCCCGTTCAAGCACGAGTACCGTCCCGGCACCCACTTCGAGCTCGCCTTCGGGCACCTGGATGGGTACTCGGCGGCGTACTACACGTACCTGTGGTCCTCCGTCATCGCGAAGGACCTGGAGACGGAGTTCCAGAAGCACGGCTACCTGGACCGTGAGACGGCGATGAAGTACCGCCGCACGGTGCTGGAGCCCGGTGGCGCCAAGCCCGCCGCGCAGCTGGTGAAGGACTTCCTCGGCCGCGACTACGGCTTCGACGCGTACCGCGCCTACGTCGACGCCGCGAAGGCGAAGTAGTCCCGCGTCCGTCCCGGGGAGCCCGTCGTGCGGTCGTGACGGGCTCCCTGCTTCACGCGGTGCCTTCGACGTCTTCCTTCGCGAGCGCCGCCTCCACCTCCGCGCCCAGCGGGTAGATGACCAGGTGCCGCGAGGGCTCGCTGCCGTGGCTCACGGCCTCCAGCGGATAGCGGCTCACCAGGCGGTGCTGGAGCTTGCGCAAACGAGGCTGACGCGGCGCCAGCGAGACGGAGATGCCCTCGCTCAGCGCGCGTTGAACCGCGTGCTCGGCCTCCGCCACCGCCTCGCGGACCTCGTCCTCGTCCACGCCCTCCAGCACGTTGAAGAAGCCCTTGAGCGCGCGGCGAAGCTCCGCCGTGCTGCTGCGCTTCACGGACTCCACGCGCGCGCCGGTCTTCGCCACCACCCGCCGCATCCTCGGGTCGTTGGCCTTCGAGCGCACCGTCACCACCAGGTCCGCGGACTCCATCCGGCTCACCAGGCGCGCTTCCACGGGCAGCTCGCGCAGCACCTTCTGCAACAGGTCCCGGCTCACCGAGTGCGCGTAGATGCGCGTGAGGCCGCGCGGGTCCTCCAAGGGCGCCGCGTCGGGTGAGTCCTCGGAGGGCCTCGGTCCGAACCGTGACGCGCGAGGCTCCACGGGCGGAGCCACCTTCGCGCTCGCGGTCTCCACGTGCGTCGCGGGCACCGGCAATCGTTCCTCTGTGCGGTGGGCCTCGGTCACGGGCCCAGCCACGTCAAGGGGCGTCCCCGTCGCCTCTCCCGGGGCGTCCGCACCCTCGGCCTGCCCAGGCGGCGTCGTCGCGCCCCTGGACTCCGTCGCCACGGGCTGTGTGCCCCTCATGAGGACCGGCGCCACCTCCACCTGCCCCGACGCCATGTCCCGCCACCGCCGCTCGCCGCCCACGTCCTTGCCGGACAACAAGCGGTCCACCGCCTCCGCCGTGTCGGCGTGCACGCGCACCTCGTCGCGGCTCACCATCTCCACGACGATGTCGAACGTGGGGGGCGCCTTGCGCTCGCTCACCGTCTTCTGCGTGCGCCGCCGCCGGGCCTCGTCATCGCTCAGCGTCACCGTGTGCACCCCGCCCACCAGGTCCGAGAGCGTGGGGTTCAGCACCAAGTTCTCCAGCGTGTTGCCATGCGCCGTCGCCACCAGCTGCACGCCGCGCTCGGCAATCGTCCGGGCCGCCGCGGCCTCCGCCGACGTCCCTATCTCGTCGACGATGATGGCCTCCGGCATGTGGTTCTCCACCGCTTCAATCATCACGTCGTGCTGACGGTCCGGCCGCGACACCTGCATCCGCCGAGCCCCACCGATGCCCGGGTGCGGCACATCTCCATCCCCGCCAATCTCGTTCGAGGTGTCGACGACCATCACCCGCTTGCCCAGGTCATCCGCGAGCACCCGGGCGACCTCGCGCAGCTTCGTCGTCTTCCCCACGCCCGGCCGCCCCAGCAGCAGCACGTTGCGCCCCGAGCCGATGAGGTCCTTCAACATGTCGATGGTGCCATAGACCGCGCGACCCACCCGCAGCGTCAGCCCCACCACCTGGCCGCGCCGGTTCCGAATCGCCGACACCCGGTGCAGCGTCCGCTCGATGCCCGCCCGGTTGTCCTCTCCCAGCGGCCCCACCCGCGCCATCACCTTCGTCAGGTCCTCCGGTCCCACGGGCGACTCGCGCAGCTTCACCACGCGGTCCACGAGCCGGGCCTCGGGCACCCGCCCCAAATCCAACACCACCTCCAGCACCTGCTCGGGGGCAAGCGCCCGGACCACCGCTCGCAGCTCCTCCGGCAGCACCTCCACCCAGAGGCGGAAGTCATCAGCAGCGGCGGCATCGACACGCGATGAGGTCATGACCCCTCTCCTCTACCGGAGGCCCGAGGCCGCTTCCATGCCTCCTCGGCGCCACCTGCTTCCTTTCCCTCACGCTCGGCCTCTTGCTCCCACTCCGGCTGCCCACGCAAGGCACGCGACTTCACCCCCGCGGCCCTCGCGCCACCCACGCGAGGGCACGCCGCACCCGTTCCGCGCGCCTCCAGGGAGTCCCCCCGTTCACTGTCCATCGCCCGGCGTTGGTGAGCGTCTTGCTTCGTCCCCCAGCACCGTCCCGCGCGGCGGTGTGAAAGGGGGAGGACGCAGTGACTTCCAGGCTTCACGAACGAAGGCGCTGGCTGGGACTCGCGGGCACGGGCTGCCTGCTGCTGCTCGCCGGCTGCAAGGGTGACTCGCCTCCCTCCGCGCGCGTCCTGCCCGAAACGCCCCAGGACGACCCGCCTGTCCAGGTCGCCGGCTGCGAGAACACCTCCATCGACCCGGGCCGCGTCACCCTGCACCGCCTCAACCGCGCCGAATACGACGCCACCGTGCGGGACCTGCTGGGCGACACCACCCGCCCCGCGCGCGCGTTCCCCGTGGATGACCACGGCTACGGCTTCGACAACAACGCGGACGTCCTCAGCCTGTCCCCCTTGCTGATGGAGAAGTACGCCTCCGCCGCCGAAACCCTCATCGAGAGCGCGTGGACACGAGGCACCCTGCGCACCTGCGCGCTCGACGCCGCCAACCCCGAGCCCTGCGCGCGCGACATCCTCTCCCGCTTCGCGCGCCGCGCCTGGCGCCGCCCCGTCACCCCCGAGGAAGTGGACCGGCTGCTGCGGCCTCTCGCGCTCGCGAAGCAGCATGGAGACACACCCGAGGCGGGCGTGAAGCTGGCCCTGCGCGCGGTGCTCATCTCGCCGCACTTCCTCTTCCGCGTGGAGACGGACCCCAAGCCGGCCTCCAAGACGCCCCACAAGGTCAACGCGTTCGAGCTGGCCAGCCGCCTCTCCTACTTCCTCTGGAGCAGCATGCCCGACGAGGCGCTCCTCCAGGCCGCGGAGCAGGACAAGCTGCGCACGCCCCAGGAGCTGGAGGCGCAGGTGCGCCGGATGCTCGCGGACCCGAAGGCCCAGGCCCTGGTGAGCAACTTCGCCGGACAGTGGCTCTTCACCCGCGCGCTCGACTCCGCGGAGCCGGACCCGACGCTCTACGGCGCCTTCAACGACACGCTGCGACGGGCCATGCGCCAGGAGACCGAGCTCGTGTTCCAGGAGTTCCTCACCGGCGACCACAAGCTGAAGGACCTGCTGGACGCGCCCTTCACCTTCGTGAACGACGCGCTCGCCGCGCACTACGGGCTGCCGCTGCCCGGGAGCACCACGCCCCAGCGCGTGGACCTGTCCGAGCACCCCGAGCGCCGAGGCATCTTCGGCCACGGCTCGCTGCTCACCGTCACGTCCAACTCCGACCGCACCTCGCCCGTGCAGCGCGGCGTCTGGGTCCTGGAGCAGCTGTTGTGCTCCGCGCCCCCACCGCCCCCGCCCAACGTGGAGGGCCTGCCGCCGCCCGTGAATCCCACCATGACGATGAAGGAGCGCATGGCGCTGCACCGCAGCCTGCCGCAGTGCCAGGGCTGTCACCGGATGATGGACCCGCTGGGGCTCGCGCTGGAGAACTACGACCCCATCGGCCGCTGGCGCCTGAAGGAAGTGAGCGGCGCGCCCGTGGACGCGACGGGAGACCTGCCCGACGGCAACGTCCTCAACGGCGGCGCGGACATGCGGCGCTTCGTGAAGGCGGACCCGAAGCTGCCCGAGTGCATGACCGAGCATCTGCTCACCTACGCGCTGGGCCGAGGCACCTCGGAAGCGGACGCGTGCGCGGTGCGGCTCATCGCGGCCTCCGCGGAGGCGCGGGGCGGACGGCTCAGCGACTACATCCTCGCCATCGTCCTCAGCGACCACTTCACCTCCCGGCGGGGTGACACGGAGGCACCATCCCCATGAGCAGGAAGCCATCCCTCTCCCGACGAACGGTGCTGCGCGGCGCGGGCGCGTTGCTGGCGCTGCCCCTGCTGGAGCGGATGCTCCCAGGCAGCGCCCGAGCCGCGGCCCCCGCGCCCTCGCCCAGGCGGCTGGCCGTGTTCTACGTGCCCAACGGCATCCACATGCCCAAGTGGACCCCCACCGGCACGGGCGCCGCGTGGGAGCTGACGCCGACGCTCCAGCCGCTGGCGCCAGTGAAGAGCGACGTGCTCGTCATCAGCGGGCTCGCCAACGACGCGGGCCGGCCGGATGGAGACGGCCACCACGCCGCGGGCACCGCCGCGCTGCTGTCCTGCACCAAGGCCTTCAAGACGGAGGGCACCGACCTGCGCGCGGGCATCTCCATGGACCAGGTCATCGCCAACCATCTGGCGCGGCAGAAGGCCACGCGCTTCGCCTCGCTGGA
This window contains:
- a CDS encoding CheR family methyltransferase, encoding MRDADCAELLRWIAPRLRLRPEGFRRVRGQVCKRMARRLAALGLTSVSAYRARLESDPEEWAVLDSLCRVTVSRFYRDARVFDVLGEALLPSLLESSPVLRVWSAGCASGEEPYTVSILFRLGLLPRSPEARLELVATEVDAGLLERALRGCYPRGTLRELPPAWVARAFPGPGDEPCLAPEYREGLVFRREDLRVGMPEGPFQLVLCRNVAFTYFAPPLQREVLAGLVSRLAPGGLLVIGEGESLPEGGVVLERVAGPLPIFRVPGLSAPAKHRRDVSSEGVTHSALREV
- a CDS encoding M3 family metallopeptidase; this encodes MKRLTALTLSAALTAAGCTSGNMATQPSTPAEQAPAPTAPAQQAAPAPKPLPAPRTSELLSGTVETFTAACTADIERAQAQITALKKLDARKDGAAVLAAYDEAMGSLIASANRASLAREVHPQAPFRDAARECEQRVDATNVDISQDRGVYDALSAVDLSQADAPTRYWMERTLLDFRRAGVDRDDATRARVKALNEELLKLGQQFGKNIAEGVRQESFSPKELAGLPEDYLKAHPAGKDGKVVITTNYPDYFPFMTYAKDAKAREKMWRTYRQRAFPSNQEVLAQLIAKRHELATLLGYTSWAAYTTETKMTRTQQAAADFIDRLSTATQARAKQEFGELLARKKKDVPNAKTLEPWDHDYYEDRLRAERFGFDSQVVRPYFEYGRVKAGVLDITSRIWGITYRRAEDAKVWHSEVEAYDVLEGDTLLGRIYLDMHPRDDKYKHAAQFDLAQGQTGKRLPEGTLVCNFARPGELMTHDEVETFFHEFGHLLHAVFSGKQQWSGISGIRTEWDFVETPSMLLQQWANSPEVLKEFARHHETNAAIPAELVEKLRTSKEFGIGLWARRQLFLAAVSLDYYSRKPGFDTTAALLEQQTKLSPFKHEYRPGTHFELAFGHLDGYSAAYYTYLWSSVIAKDLETEFQKHGYLDRETAMKYRRTVLEPGGAKPAAQLVKDFLGRDYGFDAYRAYVDAAKAK
- a CDS encoding R3H domain-containing nucleic acid-binding protein; its protein translation is MTSSRVDAAAADDFRLWVEVLPEELRAVVRALAPEQVLEVVLDLGRVPEARLVDRVVKLRESPVGPEDLTKVMARVGPLGEDNRAGIERTLHRVSAIRNRRGQVVGLTLRVGRAVYGTIDMLKDLIGSGRNVLLLGRPGVGKTTKLREVARVLADDLGKRVMVVDTSNEIGGDGDVPHPGIGGARRMQVSRPDRQHDVMIEAVENHMPEAIIVDEIGTSAEAAAARTIAERGVQLVATAHGNTLENLVLNPTLSDLVGGVHTVTLSDDEARRRRTQKTVSERKAPPTFDIVVEMVSRDEVRVHADTAEAVDRLLSGKDVGGERRWRDMASGQVEVAPVLMRGTQPVATESRGATTPPGQAEGADAPGEATGTPLDVAGPVTEAHRTEERLPVPATHVETASAKVAPPVEPRASRFGPRPSEDSPDAAPLEDPRGLTRIYAHSVSRDLLQKVLRELPVEARLVSRMESADLVVTVRSKANDPRMRRVVAKTGARVESVKRSSTAELRRALKGFFNVLEGVDEDEVREAVAEAEHAVQRALSEGISVSLAPRQPRLRKLQHRLVSRYPLEAVSHGSEPSRHLVIYPLGAEVEAALAKEDVEGTA
- a CDS encoding DUF1592 domain-containing protein, encoding MTSRLHERRRWLGLAGTGCLLLLAGCKGDSPPSARVLPETPQDDPPVQVAGCENTSIDPGRVTLHRLNRAEYDATVRDLLGDTTRPARAFPVDDHGYGFDNNADVLSLSPLLMEKYASAAETLIESAWTRGTLRTCALDAANPEPCARDILSRFARRAWRRPVTPEEVDRLLRPLALAKQHGDTPEAGVKLALRAVLISPHFLFRVETDPKPASKTPHKVNAFELASRLSYFLWSSMPDEALLQAAEQDKLRTPQELEAQVRRMLADPKAQALVSNFAGQWLFTRALDSAEPDPTLYGAFNDTLRRAMRQETELVFQEFLTGDHKLKDLLDAPFTFVNDALAAHYGLPLPGSTTPQRVDLSEHPERRGIFGHGSLLTVTSNSDRTSPVQRGVWVLEQLLCSAPPPPPPNVEGLPPPVNPTMTMKERMALHRSLPQCQGCHRMMDPLGLALENYDPIGRWRLKEVSGAPVDATGDLPDGNVLNGGADMRRFVKADPKLPECMTEHLLTYALGRGTSEADACAVRLIAASAEARGGRLSDYILAIVLSDHFTSRRGDTEAPSP